One window of Mycobacterium kubicae genomic DNA carries:
- a CDS encoding recombinase family protein, translated as MTAILGYARVSTVGQDLDAQLAALAAEGVESGHVFTDKVSGAVNTDRPGLTALLHYAREGDTVVVTAIDRLGRSVVEVTRTIAELGQRRILLRALREGVDTGTPTGRAVATIMATLAELELELGRERRAASRDSRRVRQLPATKPAKLTPERQEQLRRLAATGEPVPELAQAFGISRATAYRYLAKLSSPSGAA; from the coding sequence GTGACAGCGATTCTCGGGTACGCGCGGGTGAGCACTGTGGGCCAGGATCTCGATGCGCAGCTCGCCGCGCTCGCCGCCGAGGGGGTCGAATCTGGCCATGTCTTCACCGACAAAGTCTCCGGTGCAGTGAACACCGATCGGCCAGGCCTGACGGCCTTGCTGCACTACGCCCGCGAAGGTGACACCGTAGTGGTCACCGCCATCGATCGACTGGGCCGATCTGTCGTAGAAGTAACTCGCACCATCGCAGAGCTTGGCCAGCGCCGAATTCTATTGCGCGCCTTACGCGAAGGCGTAGACACCGGTACACCGACAGGGCGTGCGGTGGCCACTATTATGGCTACGCTGGCCGAGCTCGAACTCGAACTCGGCCGCGAGCGGCGCGCCGCATCCCGGGACTCCCGCCGAGTTCGCCAACTGCCGGCTACCAAGCCGGCCAAGCTGACCCCGGAACGCCAAGAACAGCTGCGCCGACTCGCCGCAACGGGGGAACCGGTCCCTGAACTTGCTCAAGCATTCGGTATCAGTCGGGCCACGGCGTACCGCTACCTGGCCAAACTCAGCTCGCCCTCAGGAGCCGCGTAA
- a CDS encoding ParA family protein: MPTVSLVHTKGGVAKTTSAVYLATAAQRRGRDVVLVDADPQGSALEWAAAAQDDPLPFSVVPARRPLDVSGPQELTIVDTPPGTAQVIQEAIELADLVVVPTGASPLDVRRVWPTLEITAHRPTAVLLTGVDLRTRLADEVKTLLEDEGVPVIETRIVRREGIRRAFGATPDHLYGYDDVFDELLGALVHV, from the coding sequence ATGCCTACGGTTTCTTTGGTCCACACCAAGGGTGGCGTCGCGAAGACGACGTCGGCGGTGTATCTCGCGACTGCTGCGCAGCGCCGCGGCCGCGATGTCGTACTTGTCGATGCCGACCCGCAGGGCTCGGCGCTGGAATGGGCGGCGGCCGCCCAGGATGACCCGTTGCCGTTTTCGGTGGTGCCGGCACGCCGGCCCCTGGACGTCAGTGGTCCCCAGGAGTTGACGATCGTGGACACTCCCCCGGGTACGGCGCAGGTTATTCAAGAAGCGATTGAGCTGGCCGATCTGGTCGTGGTGCCCACGGGGGCTTCGCCACTGGATGTCCGCCGGGTGTGGCCGACTTTGGAGATCACCGCGCACCGCCCCACAGCCGTGTTGTTGACCGGCGTGGATCTGCGTACCCGACTAGCCGACGAGGTGAAGACCCTGCTGGAGGACGAAGGGGTGCCGGTGATCGAAACGCGGATTGTTCGCCGCGAGGGCATCCGCCGGGCGTTCGGGGCTACACCGGATCACCTGTACGGCTATGACGACGTGTTCGACGAGCTGCTGGGGGCGCTGGTTCATGTCTGA
- a CDS encoding Chromate resistance protein ChrB: MPAEPSRHRVAVWRELRRAGATLLGQGVWAVPDAPVFADGIARTEELAERGDGEVTVLAASGRNESDAARLEALFTAERSEEWAEFISDCANFDAEIDKEIRIAKFTIAELEEEEHSLERLRRWHRELTARDVFGAPEVTEANQQLKHCIERLADYTERVFTALHQL, from the coding sequence ATGCCTGCGGAGCCTTCGCGGCACCGAGTCGCGGTGTGGCGCGAGCTGCGGCGCGCTGGGGCCACCCTGTTGGGGCAGGGGGTATGGGCGGTGCCCGATGCCCCGGTATTCGCCGATGGAATCGCCCGAACCGAAGAGCTAGCTGAACGCGGTGACGGCGAGGTGACGGTGCTGGCCGCGTCCGGACGCAATGAATCCGACGCTGCGCGTCTGGAAGCCTTGTTCACCGCTGAACGGAGCGAGGAGTGGGCTGAGTTCATCTCCGACTGCGCCAATTTCGACGCCGAAATCGACAAAGAGATTCGAATCGCCAAGTTCACGATCGCTGAGCTCGAAGAAGAAGAACACAGCCTAGAGCGACTGCGTCGATGGCACCGCGAACTGACCGCGCGTGATGTATTCGGCGCCCCCGAGGTGACCGAGGCCAACCAGCAGCTCAAGCATTGCATCGAACGCCTCGCCGACTACACCGAGCGGGTTTTCACCGCGTTGCACCAGCTATGA
- a CDS encoding dihydrolipoyl dehydrogenase family protein yields MTARFDLIVIGAGMAGIAAANKCAAQGWRVAIVDALPYGGTCALRGCDPKKILRRGAEIIDASQLMRGKGIDDGQIRINWTDLMRHKRGFTDPAPANMENDLRRHGVQTLHGQAQFVDAHQISIGNDSHHTDRVLIATGARPRPLQFHGNEHLIDSTEFLELEVLPPRIVFVGGGYISFEFAHIAARAGSHPIILDHGPRPLKGFDPDLVDLLIAGGDVAGVHVQPSTTVTAVRATASGYQVQVDQDGTLTTIDTDLVVHGAGRVPELAELDLDRAGIAWCERGISVEPYLQSTTHPGVYAAGDAADTAGPPLTPVAVIEGKVAASNMLKDASTVPDYTGIPSAVFTIPELARVGLLETEARDLGLKIDVRYTDASTWYSSYRLGEDTAAAKILVNKDDDRIVGAHLLGPDYTEHANIVALAIKLGLTTRQLKTTTAAYPTLGSDLGSML; encoded by the coding sequence ATGACTGCCCGCTTCGATTTGATCGTGATCGGTGCCGGCATGGCCGGTATCGCCGCCGCCAATAAGTGCGCCGCCCAGGGCTGGCGCGTGGCGATCGTCGACGCGTTGCCCTACGGCGGTACCTGCGCGCTGCGCGGATGCGACCCGAAAAAGATCCTGCGCCGTGGCGCCGAAATCATCGACGCTTCCCAACTGATGCGCGGAAAAGGTATCGACGATGGCCAGATCCGCATCAACTGGACCGATCTGATGCGCCACAAACGGGGCTTCACCGATCCGGCACCAGCGAACATGGAAAACGACCTACGTCGCCACGGCGTCCAAACACTGCATGGTCAGGCCCAGTTCGTAGACGCCCATCAGATCAGCATCGGAAACGACTCCCACCACACAGACCGGGTCTTGATTGCTACTGGAGCGCGGCCCCGACCGCTGCAGTTCCACGGAAACGAACACCTCATCGACAGCACCGAGTTCCTCGAATTGGAGGTTTTGCCACCGCGAATCGTGTTCGTTGGGGGCGGTTACATTTCTTTCGAGTTCGCCCACATCGCCGCCCGGGCGGGCAGCCACCCGATCATCCTCGATCACGGTCCGCGCCCACTGAAGGGGTTCGACCCCGATCTAGTCGACCTGTTGATCGCCGGCGGCGACGTTGCCGGAGTTCACGTGCAGCCGTCCACCACGGTCACCGCTGTACGTGCGACGGCGTCCGGATACCAAGTCCAGGTCGATCAGGATGGAACTCTTACCACCATCGATACAGACTTGGTGGTTCACGGCGCCGGACGCGTCCCCGAGCTGGCCGAACTCGACCTCGACCGTGCTGGCATCGCGTGGTGTGAGCGAGGAATCAGTGTGGAGCCGTACCTGCAAAGCACCACACACCCCGGCGTCTACGCCGCCGGGGATGCCGCAGACACCGCCGGCCCCCCGTTGACGCCCGTGGCCGTCATCGAAGGCAAAGTAGCCGCCTCCAACATGCTCAAAGACGCCAGCACCGTGCCCGACTACACGGGTATCCCGTCGGCTGTATTCACGATCCCCGAACTGGCGCGCGTTGGGTTGCTCGAAACAGAAGCCCGCGACCTGGGATTGAAGATCGACGTGCGCTACACCGACGCCAGCACCTGGTATTCGAGCTACCGCCTCGGCGAAGATACCGCCGCAGCCAAGATCCTCGTCAATAAGGACGACGACCGAATCGTGGGCGCACACCTGCTCGGACCGGACTACACCGAACACGCCAACATCGTGGCCCTGGCCATCAAACTAGGCCTCACCACACGCCAGCTCAAGACAACCACCGCGGCGTACCCCACCCTGGGCTCCGACCTCGGCTCGATGCTCTAA
- a CDS encoding nitroreductase family protein, which produces MTFTLNLSPDELLTTTRAVRRRLDLDRPVDLDVVKECVSIALQAPSGSNRQGWHWLVITDIEQRARIATLYRAAFDEYRQSAVHADGLFTTDDNLSPTQQRVANSVEYLAENLHRVPVLLIPCITAPGSAVLPDATQASMWGSLFPAVWSYMLAARARGLGTVWTDLHLRYEHEVAEVLDIPDAVRQGALIPTAYTLGTDFRPGPRTAIDNVLHIDRW; this is translated from the coding sequence ATGACGTTCACCCTCAACCTTTCTCCGGATGAGTTGTTGACCACGACACGGGCGGTGCGCCGTCGGCTCGACCTCGATCGACCCGTTGACCTGGACGTGGTCAAGGAGTGCGTCAGTATTGCCCTGCAAGCACCATCAGGCTCGAACCGGCAGGGCTGGCACTGGCTGGTCATCACCGACATCGAGCAGCGTGCCCGCATCGCCACGCTCTACCGGGCCGCGTTCGACGAATACCGACAGTCCGCTGTTCACGCAGACGGACTGTTCACGACGGATGACAATCTCAGTCCCACACAGCAGCGGGTCGCCAACAGTGTCGAGTACCTCGCGGAGAACTTGCATCGTGTCCCGGTGTTGCTGATCCCGTGCATCACCGCCCCAGGCAGTGCTGTGTTACCGGACGCGACGCAAGCCTCGATGTGGGGCTCACTTTTCCCGGCAGTCTGGAGTTACATGCTCGCCGCCCGGGCGCGCGGGTTGGGCACCGTGTGGACAGACCTCCACCTGCGCTACGAGCATGAGGTCGCCGAAGTCCTGGACATCCCCGATGCGGTCCGACAAGGCGCGCTGATACCGACTGCCTACACCCTCGGCACCGACTTCCGACCTGGTCCGCGCACAGCTATCGACAACGTGCTCCACATCGATAGATGGTGA
- a CDS encoding helix-turn-helix domain-containing protein → MNAIPARTEEELQRLALNGLLEETHWLDLKRELASGNAANKDLAKDIAAFALDGGTILIGVDEDTSPPSLWPVPLAGLAERIEQIARMRVDEAVQIRTTVINSTTHADHGYLVVHVPQSVRAPHMADGRYYGRGDKTNRVLTNTEVVRLLDRRLADRRDLRVEARSIRTELVGDGAPLLVVLADPLSAREDMLVSLTEASRWEEAVLQLVHAATGPEHDTYAPTLAHAGGFARRPGGVALTTGMYDGQRFAGEDRAAEIVLYESGRLVLASERAVTTRSFRNVAPPQPDLTVVLELLIIGHVSLLARLAAAVSHRWGYTGSWRFALSMNGLRDSTSWMIADRNFGDRGPVYTEDIYERATEASLSDLDENPDQVVAALTAPLLRSLGSYPAWEKRFNQPPTMNVVT, encoded by the coding sequence ATGAATGCGATCCCCGCCCGCACCGAGGAAGAACTGCAGCGGCTAGCGCTGAATGGCCTGCTGGAAGAAACCCACTGGTTGGATCTCAAACGCGAGCTGGCATCCGGTAACGCCGCGAATAAAGACCTAGCCAAAGACATCGCTGCTTTCGCTCTTGACGGAGGAACGATCCTGATCGGCGTCGACGAGGACACGTCGCCGCCTAGTCTGTGGCCGGTCCCCCTAGCGGGGCTCGCTGAGCGAATCGAGCAGATTGCGCGGATGAGGGTCGACGAGGCAGTACAGATTCGGACCACCGTCATCAATTCGACAACCCACGCCGACCATGGGTACCTCGTTGTCCACGTCCCGCAGTCAGTCCGAGCGCCACACATGGCTGACGGGCGCTATTACGGCCGCGGCGACAAAACCAACCGTGTGCTGACCAACACCGAGGTCGTACGGCTCCTTGACCGGCGCCTGGCGGACCGCCGCGATCTGCGAGTTGAAGCCCGATCGATCCGTACCGAGCTCGTCGGCGACGGCGCGCCTCTGCTCGTCGTGCTGGCCGATCCGCTCAGTGCACGGGAAGACATGCTCGTCTCCCTCACCGAAGCCTCGCGGTGGGAAGAAGCAGTGCTCCAGCTCGTTCACGCGGCCACAGGTCCAGAACATGACACATACGCACCAACGCTGGCTCACGCTGGTGGTTTTGCTCGCCGCCCTGGCGGTGTCGCGTTGACCACCGGCATGTACGACGGGCAACGCTTCGCCGGCGAGGATCGCGCCGCCGAGATCGTGCTGTATGAGTCTGGCCGGCTCGTTCTGGCATCGGAGCGCGCCGTGACCACACGCTCATTCAGAAACGTGGCCCCTCCCCAACCCGATCTCACCGTCGTCTTGGAATTGTTGATCATCGGGCACGTCAGCTTGCTTGCCCGTCTGGCCGCTGCAGTGTCACACCGCTGGGGATACACCGGCAGTTGGCGGTTCGCCCTCTCGATGAATGGCCTTCGCGACTCGACGTCGTGGATGATCGCCGACCGGAATTTTGGCGACAGAGGGCCCGTCTACACAGAAGACATCTACGAGAGGGCAACCGAAGCTTCCCTGAGCGACCTCGATGAAAATCCCGACCAGGTCGTGGCAGCACTCACGGCTCCGCTTCTTCGCAGCCTCGGCAGCTACCCAGCCTGGGAAAAGCGCTTTAACCAGCCGCCAACCATGAACGTAGTGACGTAA
- a CDS encoding NYN domain-containing protein, with amino-acid sequence MRVGVYIDGFNLYYGGKFLCGSGTAGWRWLDLRALATRLIANQSAWSGATVERIVYCTARISGADNRVGSREQDAYLAALIRAAVVDHIEEGNYVNRVASAPLATKDRRGRPVLTTPAWPVTIKDGAGLNAPDARFFVSVARREEKGSDVNVAAHLLLDILEKRIDAALVISNDSDLKFPVQAARDRVPVGTINPTKNQTAGKLRGKPSDGVGNHWWYQLVAADFQSCQLPDPAGGVSKPQPW; translated from the coding sequence ATGCGAGTGGGTGTGTACATCGATGGGTTCAATCTGTACTACGGCGGCAAGTTCCTTTGTGGCTCTGGCACGGCCGGCTGGCGATGGCTTGACCTGCGCGCCTTGGCGACACGGCTCATCGCCAACCAATCCGCCTGGAGCGGCGCGACCGTTGAACGCATCGTGTACTGCACTGCGCGTATCTCAGGAGCTGACAACCGCGTTGGCAGTCGAGAACAGGACGCCTACCTCGCCGCTTTGATCCGTGCCGCTGTCGTGGATCACATCGAAGAGGGCAACTACGTCAACCGCGTCGCCTCCGCGCCCCTGGCCACCAAAGACCGACGTGGGCGTCCGGTTCTCACCACCCCAGCTTGGCCGGTAACCATCAAAGATGGCGCCGGACTGAACGCCCCCGACGCGCGATTCTTCGTCTCCGTTGCGCGGCGTGAGGAAAAGGGCTCCGATGTGAATGTGGCCGCTCACCTGCTGCTCGACATCCTCGAAAAGCGCATCGATGCCGCGCTGGTGATCAGCAACGACAGCGACCTGAAATTCCCCGTTCAGGCCGCACGTGATCGCGTCCCGGTTGGCACCATCAACCCGACCAAAAACCAGACCGCAGGAAAGCTGCGCGGTAAACCGTCGGACGGGGTAGGCAACCACTGGTGGTACCAGCTGGTGGCCGCCGATTTCCAGTCCTGCCAACTTCCAGACCCCGCTGGTGGGGTCTCTAAGCCTCAGCCCTGGTGA
- a CDS encoding MFS transporter, protein MSTPNSADTGLGGTRTQLLPLYAAGFVTAFGAHSIAATLGGYIDGPYTSLLTLGLLLAIYDGAEVILKPVFGSLADRIGARPVLLGGLLAFAAASAAFVIAGDPAWLGVTRFAQGAAAAAFSPAAGVLVSRLTAPGQQGRGFGRYGAWKGLGYTLGPVLGGVLITWGGYTLLFATLATLGTAVAAWALLMVPGVAPLPRVRQTVLDLGRRLASPGFLRPTLALAAATAALSVGVGFLPVIGASRGLSPLLTGAVVSVLAAATAVVQPGVGRARDDGRIGDRTGLSTGLLLAAAGCAAVVIPGIMGLASAAVLIGIGVGVVTPIGFASLAASTPAERLGQTMGSAEVGRELGDAGGPLLVGALAAAATLTPALLVFATALAATAALSTAPTAGRHAQTSNDT, encoded by the coding sequence ATGAGTACGCCCAACTCTGCCGATACAGGCCTCGGGGGGACCCGAACTCAGTTGTTGCCTTTGTACGCGGCGGGATTCGTCACCGCATTCGGCGCTCACAGCATTGCCGCCACCTTGGGCGGCTATATCGACGGGCCATACACATCGCTGCTCACCCTGGGCCTGCTGCTGGCCATCTACGACGGAGCCGAAGTCATCCTCAAACCGGTATTCGGATCGTTGGCCGATCGCATTGGCGCCCGCCCAGTTCTGCTCGGCGGACTGCTCGCCTTCGCCGCGGCATCCGCTGCCTTCGTCATCGCTGGAGATCCTGCCTGGTTGGGCGTGACCCGATTCGCTCAGGGCGCCGCCGCAGCAGCATTCTCACCTGCCGCCGGGGTATTGGTGTCGCGGCTAACCGCGCCGGGGCAGCAAGGCCGCGGCTTCGGTCGCTACGGTGCCTGGAAAGGACTTGGCTACACCCTGGGACCGGTATTGGGAGGGGTGCTCATCACCTGGGGCGGCTACACCCTGCTCTTCGCCACGCTCGCCACACTAGGAACGGCGGTCGCAGCGTGGGCGCTGCTGATGGTGCCGGGGGTGGCACCGTTGCCGCGGGTCCGCCAGACGGTACTCGACCTGGGCCGCCGACTCGCCAGCCCGGGCTTTCTGCGCCCGACCCTCGCACTAGCCGCGGCCACCGCCGCATTATCGGTCGGTGTTGGCTTCCTCCCCGTCATCGGCGCCAGCCGCGGCCTCAGCCCACTTCTCACCGGAGCGGTCGTCTCGGTGTTGGCAGCGGCGACCGCCGTAGTTCAGCCCGGGGTTGGGCGCGCTCGCGATGACGGGCGCATCGGGGACCGCACCGGGTTGTCAACCGGCCTACTGCTCGCTGCCGCCGGGTGCGCGGCGGTGGTGATACCAGGAATCATGGGCCTGGCCAGCGCTGCCGTACTGATCGGCATTGGCGTAGGCGTCGTCACCCCGATCGGGTTCGCCTCTCTGGCCGCGTCCACTCCCGCTGAACGGCTCGGCCAAACCATGGGCTCTGCCGAAGTGGGCCGCGAACTCGGAGATGCCGGTGGGCCACTACTCGTCGGCGCCCTCGCCGCCGCGGCCACCTTGACCCCTGCGCTACTGGTATTCGCTACTGCCCTAGCCGCCACCGCCGCGCTCAGCACCGCGCCCACCGCCGGTCGTCACGCCCAAACCAGCAATGACACCTAG
- a CDS encoding heavy metal-responsive transcriptional regulator, with the protein MLIGELARSVDLSPQTIRFYERRGLLPAPRRGTNGYRRYDRTAITRLHFIRAGQAAGLTLDDIASIVDLRDHGTAPCEHVHALLSGKLDDITQRQQELASLATELRRLLHRSRTLNPLNCTDARICHILSEAP; encoded by the coding sequence ATGCTGATCGGAGAGCTGGCACGATCCGTGGATCTATCGCCGCAGACCATCCGTTTCTACGAACGACGCGGACTACTGCCAGCACCTCGCCGCGGCACCAATGGCTACCGGCGCTACGACCGCACTGCGATCACCCGACTGCACTTCATCCGCGCCGGACAAGCCGCCGGACTGACCCTGGACGATATCGCCAGCATCGTGGACCTTCGTGACCACGGAACGGCACCCTGCGAGCACGTACACGCGCTACTCAGCGGCAAGCTCGACGACATAACACAGCGCCAACAAGAGCTGGCATCGCTAGCAACAGAACTGCGTCGACTCCTTCACCGCAGCCGGACGCTGAATCCTTTGAACTGCACCGACGCCCGCATCTGTCACATCCTCAGCGAGGCTCCGTGA